In Syngnathus acus chromosome 5, fSynAcu1.2, whole genome shotgun sequence, a genomic segment contains:
- the LOC119122641 gene encoding coiled-coil domain-containing protein 173-like: MNTINNQVMSTNDLLGNFSPLKSMHMKLMNFHYSAIAEKDHYYNEFHICTMKNIKLQNQIMLLKAESKKNSEIITEQAEEIAYMKESLQVQQAELQQCRIKVKMQQDQMSSLEHSLHEQREELQQSEKKIQMQNSQIYALEQTLNDHEGDSERNDQIFQRQEVQIAALQRSIQDRMAQLEQSKQKVEELEEKFQRHMESAENDKCDQKVREETLMENLQACHARLRVMENPHKKKKKAHFWSGFWSERRQAERAADQENESRKTTEIEKADKKEFNMKLKSQEEMKRDETLEMNKTPKSACRVTFNC; the protein is encoded by the coding sequence ATGAACACCATCAACAACCAAGTAATGTCTACTAATGACTTGCTCGGCAACTTTTCTCCATTGAAATCAATGCACATGAAACTAATGAACTTTCACTATTCGGCCATTGCCGAGAAGGATCACTACTACAATGAGTTTCACATCTGCACAATGAAGAATATTAAGCTACAGAACCAGATTATGTTACTCAAAGCTGAAAGCAAGAAGAACAGTGAGATCATCACAGAGCAAGCAGAAGAAATTGCTTATATGAAGGAAAGTCTTCAAGTCCAACAAGCAGAACTTCAGCAGTGTAGGATAAAAGTCAAGATGCAGCAAGATCAGATGTCCTCTCTGGAACACAGTCTCCACGAGCAAAGGGAAGAGCTCCAGCAGAGTGAGAAGAAAATCCAAATGCAGAACTCTCAAATTTACGCACTTGAACAAACTCTGAATGACCACGAAGGGGACTCTGAGCGGAACGACCAGATTTTCCAGAGGCAAGAGGTTCAAATTGCAGCGCTTCAGCGGAGCATCCAAGACCGCATGGCCCAACTCGAGCAGAGCAAGCAGAaggtggaggagctggaggagaaaTTTCAGAGGCACATGGAGTCCGCCGAGAATGACAAATGCGACCAGAAGGTCAGAGAGGAAACGCTGATGGAGAACCTCCAAGCATGTCATGCCAGGCTGCGAGTGATGGAAAACCctcacaagaagaagaaaaaagcccATTTCTGGTCAGGCTTTTGGAGTGAAAGAAGACAGGCCGAAAGGGCCGCGGATCAGGAAAACGAGTCAAGAAAAACGACGGAAATCGAGAAAGCTGATAAGAAGGAATTCAACATGAAACTCAAGAGCCAGGAAGAGATGAAAAGAGATGAAACTTTGGAGATGAACAAAACTCCAAAATCAGCATGCAGAGTCACTTTCAACTGTTGA